DNA from Ancylothrix sp. D3o:
CTTTTTTAGCAATTTGTACCTCCCGCAAAGCCTCTTCTGGAGTTTCGCCAAAAGCAGAGCAATATTTTAAATCAGGAATATCAGCAATATAACCCTGATCTTCATCACTGTAGAAGATATTGATATGATAGTCTTTCATCATTAATCCTCCATCGTCAGATTGTACTCTTCAACGAGCGATAAGAATTGACGCACTTGATAGAGAGCCACTTCTCCTTTTTTATTTTGAATATTAACAATTTCTCTAATTTGGGGATGAGTAAAAATGTGATGACTACCACTGATTCTTGCCAAACTAAAACCGAAAGCTTCAATAAGCATCACCATTTCACTAAACTTGATATTTTTTGAACCGGCCAGAGCCTTATCCAGAATTTTCCGCTTTTTATCGACCACTCTCTAGTCTTCCTCTCCCTATTCACTTAATCCGACGTTGCTTTATCCATAGATATTGGGCAAGGCTTGTACCTTTTATAACCTTACAACAAAAAGCCAACAACGCAAAAAGCGCCCCCCATCTCTGGAGAGCGCCTTTTGTAATTATTCAGTTTTCGAGGATTAAGCCCTCATAAAACCTTAGCCCTTGATAGAAGGAGCCTCAACAGAAGCCAAATCAAGAGGGAAGTTGTGAGCATTACGCTCGTGCATTACTTCCATACCCAAGTTAG
Protein-coding regions in this window:
- a CDS encoding type II toxin-antitoxin system HicB family antitoxin, with amino-acid sequence MMKDYHINIFYSDEDQGYIADIPDLKYCSAFGETPEEALREVQIAKKAWLETAVAANKVIPEPKYRPVIYQK
- a CDS encoding type II toxin-antitoxin system HicA family toxin translates to MVDKKRKILDKALAGSKNIKFSEMVMLIEAFGFSLARISGSHHIFTHPQIREIVNIQNKKGEVALYQVRQFLSLVEEYNLTMED
- a CDS encoding photosystem II protein D1 translates to NLGMEVMHERNAHNFPLDLASVEAPSIKG